A genomic window from Terrisporobacter glycolicus ATCC 14880 = DSM 1288 includes:
- a CDS encoding ABC transporter permease has product MNKLNKLIRSDGFNSAMSSIFAILIGLAFGFIVLLISNPSQAVRGFGIILEGGFSTGAKGIGQVLYFATPLILTGLSVGFAFKTGLFNIGAPGQFIMGAFAAVFVGVKCTFLPAPFHWIVALLAAAIVGGLWALIPGILKAYYNVHEVISTIMMNYIGMYLCNMLVKLYIYDSNKSMSQNCLASADLPKWGLDKVFVNVTGTYKDISTVNGGIIIAIIVAILIYVILNKTIFGYELKACGFNSSASKYAGINEKRNIILSMVIAGALSGLGGGLLYLSGANGRHIKVVDVLAVEGFNGIPVALLALSNPIGIIFSAIFISYLTLGGNYLQTLNFMPEVIDIIIACIIYFSAFALFFRSILPKILKKKDSKKEIIEATEGSEE; this is encoded by the coding sequence ATGAATAAATTAAATAAATTAATACGAAGTGACGGATTTAATAGTGCAATGTCCTCTATATTTGCCATATTAATAGGACTTGCTTTTGGATTTATTGTTTTATTAATAAGTAATCCATCACAAGCAGTAAGGGGATTTGGAATAATTTTAGAAGGCGGATTTAGTACAGGAGCAAAAGGTATCGGTCAAGTTCTTTATTTTGCCACACCATTGATACTAACTGGTCTTTCGGTAGGATTTGCATTTAAAACAGGGTTGTTTAACATAGGTGCTCCAGGACAATTTATAATGGGCGCATTTGCAGCAGTATTTGTAGGGGTTAAGTGCACATTTTTACCAGCACCATTTCACTGGATAGTAGCACTGCTAGCTGCAGCAATTGTTGGAGGGCTTTGGGCATTGATTCCGGGCATATTAAAAGCTTATTATAATGTACATGAAGTTATTTCAACAATTATGATGAATTATATAGGTATGTATTTATGTAATATGTTAGTTAAATTATATATATATGATTCTAACAAATCTATGTCACAAAATTGTTTAGCAAGTGCAGATTTACCAAAGTGGGGATTAGATAAGGTTTTTGTCAATGTTACAGGTACCTACAAAGATATCTCTACAGTAAATGGAGGAATAATCATCGCTATTATTGTAGCTATATTAATTTATGTTATTTTAAATAAGACTATATTTGGATATGAGTTAAAGGCTTGTGGATTTAATTCAAGTGCAAGTAAATATGCAGGAATAAATGAAAAGAGAAATATTATTTTATCTATGGTAATAGCAGGTGCTTTATCAGGACTTGGTGGAGGATTACTTTACTTATCAGGAGCAAATGGTAGACATATTAAAGTTGTAGACGTCTTAGCAGTAGAAGGTTTTAATGGGATACCAGTTGCACTTCTTGCACTTTCAAATCCTATAGGAATAATATTTTCTGCAATATTTATTTCTTACTTAACTTTAGGTGGAAACTACTTGCAAACTCTTAATTTTATGCCGGAAGTAATTGATATAATTATAGCTTGTATTATTTACTTTAGCGCTTTTGCATTATTCTTTAGATCCATATTACCTAAAATACTAAAAAAGAAAGATTCTAAAAAAGAAATAATAGAAGCTACTGAAGGGAGTGAAGAGTAA
- a CDS encoding ABC transporter permease, whose amino-acid sequence MEILFLIVQQTMFFSIPLLIVALGGVFTERGGVTNIALDGIMIMGAFTSILFINKMQDKMSGQLLLIMAILIAVITGMIFSLLLAYSAINMKADQIIGGTALNMFAPAFAIYAARMIQTNGVQQITFDNSFRIPSVPILGDIPIIGDLFFKNCYITTYIGLAILVIAIIVLYKTKFGLRLRACGEHPQAADSVGISVYKMRYSGVLISGALAGLGGLVFVIPTSTNFNATVSGYGFLALAVMIFGQWKPLRVLFAAFFFGLMKTVASAYSVIPLLSGLNIPSDVYKMIPFIATLIVLAFTSKSSQAPRAVGEPYDKGSR is encoded by the coding sequence ATGGAAATACTATTTTTAATAGTACAACAAACAATGTTCTTTTCCATACCTTTGTTAATAGTTGCACTTGGAGGAGTATTTACCGAGCGAGGTGGAGTTACAAATATAGCCTTAGACGGAATAATGATTATGGGTGCTTTTACAAGCATTTTGTTTATAAATAAAATGCAAGATAAAATGAGTGGCCAATTACTATTAATAATGGCAATACTTATTGCAGTAATAACAGGTATGATATTTTCACTTTTACTTGCATACTCAGCAATAAATATGAAAGCAGACCAAATTATAGGTGGAACGGCTTTAAATATGTTTGCACCAGCTTTTGCTATTTATGCAGCTAGAATGATTCAAACAAATGGAGTTCAACAAATTACATTTGACAATTCTTTTAGAATTCCTTCAGTTCCTATATTGGGAGATATACCTATAATAGGAGATTTGTTCTTTAAGAATTGCTATATAACTACATATATAGGTTTAGCTATTTTAGTAATAGCTATTATAGTATTATATAAAACGAAATTTGGACTTAGACTTAGAGCTTGTGGTGAACATCCCCAAGCAGCTGATTCAGTAGGAATTAGTGTTTATAAAATGCGTTATTCAGGGGTATTGATCTCTGGTGCCCTTGCAGGACTTGGAGGGTTAGTATTTGTAATACCAACTTCTACTAATTTTAATGCTACAGTTTCTGGGTATGGTTTCTTAGCCCTTGCTGTTATGATTTTTGGTCAGTGGAAACCCTTAAGAGTATTATTCGCAGCATTTTTCTTTGGTTTAATGAAAACTGTTGCATCTGCATACTCAGTTATACCTTTGCTTTCAGGTTTAAATATACCTAGTGATGTATATAAAATGATACCTTTTATTGCAACGCTTATAGTTCTAGCATTTACATCAAAATCATCACAAGCTCCAAGAGCTGTTGGAGAGCCTTACGACAAAGGGAGTAGATAG
- a CDS encoding ABC transporter permease: MRFNDKSIEYEKYLKDVKMRKIKIFVIQIVLLIGFFIVWEALANNNIISTFLFSKPSDIYNLFISYVSSGVLIKHIGISVYETVLGLVIGSTLGIIIAIMLWWSDTLAKILDPFLVVLNALPKTALAPIIIVWVGAGIEGIVVTAVAISIVITILSAYNYFKNMDEEKIKMLKSFGATKSQILFKLILPGNIGNLINLTKINIGMAWVGVIVGEFLVSRYGIGYLIVYGSQVFKLDVVMMGVFVLAVCAWAMYEIVNLIEKFYYYRQRKIKG, from the coding sequence ATGAGATTCAATGATAAATCTATTGAATACGAAAAATATTTAAAAGATGTTAAAATGAGAAAAATTAAGATATTTGTAATACAAATTGTTTTATTAATAGGTTTCTTTATTGTTTGGGAAGCATTAGCTAACAATAATATTATTAGTACTTTTTTATTTAGTAAACCTTCTGATATTTATAATCTATTTATATCTTATGTTTCCAGCGGAGTATTAATTAAGCATATAGGTATATCAGTTTATGAAACAGTACTAGGTTTAGTTATTGGTAGTACCTTAGGTATAATTATAGCCATTATGCTATGGTGGTCAGATACATTAGCTAAAATTTTAGACCCATTTTTAGTAGTTCTTAATGCACTACCTAAAACAGCACTTGCTCCTATTATAATCGTATGGGTAGGCGCAGGTATTGAAGGTATCGTAGTTACAGCAGTTGCTATTTCTATTGTTATTACTATATTATCTGCATATAATTATTTTAAAAATATGGACGAAGAAAAAATTAAAATGTTAAAAAGTTTCGGGGCTACAAAGAGTCAAATTCTATTTAAGCTTATTTTACCTGGTAATATAGGAAATTTAATAAATCTAACTAAAATTAATATTGGTATGGCTTGGGTAGGCGTCATAGTTGGTGAATTTTTAGTTTCAAGATATGGTATAGGTTATTTAATTGTCTATGGAAGCCAAGTATTTAAACTAGACGTAGTAATGATGGGTGTATTTGTACTTGCAGTTTGTGCTTGGGCTATGTATGAAATTGTTAATCTAATAGAAAAATTTTATTATTATAGACAACGAAAAATTAAAGGATAG
- a CDS encoding ABC transporter ATP-binding protein — protein MEEIIKVTDLCKNFYSKEGELQVLQNIDFSLQQGEILSLLGPSGSGKSTILNILTKLLKPTSGNVVINGTIGYMFQRDHLLEWRSIMDNITIGLEIQKNKDPEAINRVEKLLKTYDLWDFRNMYPKELSGGMRQRVALIRTLSVDPDVLLLDEPFSALDYQTRLLVSDDVYRIIKNENKSAILVTHDISEAIAMGDKVAVLSKRPSSIKSECDIDLGLGESRTPFECRKVPKFQTYFDLLWKELDNNEIQ, from the coding sequence ATGGAGGAGATTATCAAAGTTACTGACCTCTGCAAAAATTTTTATTCAAAAGAAGGAGAACTTCAAGTTCTTCAAAATATTGACTTCTCTCTTCAACAAGGAGAGATTTTATCACTATTAGGACCGTCAGGTTCTGGAAAATCAACAATATTAAATATACTTACAAAACTATTAAAACCAACTAGTGGTAATGTTGTTATTAACGGGACCATTGGTTATATGTTCCAAAGAGATCATCTCTTAGAATGGCGAAGTATTATGGACAACATTACTATCGGTCTTGAAATACAAAAAAACAAAGACCCTGAAGCCATCAACAGAGTTGAAAAATTATTAAAAACTTATGATTTATGGGATTTTAGAAATATGTATCCTAAAGAATTATCAGGAGGTATGAGACAAAGGGTTGCACTTATTCGTACTTTATCAGTAGACCCTGATGTTCTTTTACTTGATGAACCATTTTCTGCACTAGATTATCAAACAAGATTACTTGTAAGCGATGACGTTTATAGAATAATAAAAAATGAAAACAAATCTGCTATTTTAGTAACTCATGATATAAGTGAAGCTATAGCTATGGGAGATAAGGTAGCAGTACTATCAAAGCGACCTTCTAGTATTAAAAGTGAATGTGATATAGATTTAGGGCTTGGAGAATCTAGAACACCATTTGAGTGTCGTAAAGTTCCTAAATTTCAAACTTATTTTGACTTATTATGGAAGGAGCTAGATAATAATGAGATTCAATGA
- a CDS encoding cupin domain-containing protein, whose amino-acid sequence MYTADYFIEKLNMNSHPEGGFYKETFVSEQTITDNELDVSFKGVRKLWSSIYFLLRNGEVSNFHRLKSDEMWYYQAGSPLTIYMISPEGELTEEKLGLDIENGEKPQVLVRKNYIFGSAMNNPGYALVGCMVSPEFQFEDFELFEREYLLNKYPQHKDAIIKLTRQ is encoded by the coding sequence ATGTATACAGCAGATTATTTTATTGAAAAACTAAATATGAATTCTCACCCAGAAGGTGGATTTTACAAAGAGACATTTGTTTCCGAACAAACTATTACAGATAATGAATTAGATGTGAGCTTTAAAGGTGTTAGAAAATTATGGTCGAGTATTTACTTTTTATTAAGAAATGGAGAAGTTTCAAATTTTCATAGACTTAAATCTGATGAAATGTGGTATTACCAAGCAGGTTCTCCATTAACAATATATATGATTTCTCCTGAAGGTGAACTTACAGAAGAAAAGCTTGGATTAGATATTGAAAATGGAGAAAAGCCTCAAGTTTTAGTTCGTAAAAACTATATATTTGGCTCTGCCATGAATAATCCAGGATATGCTCTTGTTGGATGTATGGTTTCCCCTGAATTTCAATTTGAAGACTTTGAGTTATTTGAAAGAGAATATCTTTTGAATAAATACCCTCAACATAAAGATGCTATTATTAAATTAACAAGACAGTAA
- a CDS encoding FecCD family ABC transporter permease — MDKSTKHNKIIIFSLIMILIISILISFAIGKYPIEPNQVCGILLSKIRNIDKFWTDSMETIFFNVRLPRIILACLVGGCLAAAGASYQCIFLNPMAAPDILGASSGAAFGAALAIYLYKSGSQVTISAFIFSLITVFLVYMISQRTKGNKVLGLILSGIMISSLFSSATSFIKLVADPNDQLPAITYWLMGSLSGTKTADVKFAIIPMVIGIIPLLCISWQVNILTVGEDEARTMGINTKLIRFITIICATLLTSASVAVSGMIGWIGLVIPHLSRKLVGNNFVYLLPTSIIFGASFLLLVDNVSRNLWTSEIPIGILTSFIGVPFFIYLITRREG, encoded by the coding sequence GTGGATAAAAGTACTAAACATAATAAAATAATTATATTTTCTTTAATAATGATTTTGATTATTTCAATACTAATATCTTTTGCCATTGGAAAATATCCTATTGAGCCTAACCAAGTATGTGGAATATTATTATCAAAAATTAGGAATATAGATAAGTTCTGGACTGATAGCATGGAAACCATATTTTTTAATGTTAGATTACCACGAATAATATTAGCATGTTTGGTAGGAGGGTGTTTAGCCGCGGCAGGTGCATCATATCAATGTATTTTCTTAAATCCTATGGCAGCACCAGATATATTAGGTGCATCTTCAGGGGCTGCATTTGGAGCAGCTTTAGCAATATATCTTTATAAAAGTGGAAGTCAAGTTACGATTAGCGCATTTATTTTCAGTTTAATTACAGTATTTCTAGTATATATGATAAGTCAAAGAACAAAAGGTAATAAGGTATTAGGATTAATTTTATCAGGTATTATGATAAGTTCACTGTTTTCTTCTGCAACATCATTTATTAAACTTGTAGCAGATCCTAATGATCAATTACCAGCCATAACCTATTGGCTAATGGGAAGTTTGTCTGGAACTAAAACTGCAGATGTAAAATTTGCAATTATACCAATGGTAATAGGGATAATACCCTTACTTTGTATTAGCTGGCAAGTAAATATATTAACAGTTGGGGAAGATGAAGCTAGAACAATGGGTATAAACACCAAGCTCATACGATTTATAACAATAATATGTGCAACACTTTTAACTTCTGCTAGTGTAGCAGTAAGTGGCATGATAGGTTGGATTGGTCTTGTGATACCACATTTATCTAGAAAATTAGTTGGAAATAATTTTGTTTATTTATTACCTACATCAATTATCTTTGGAGCGTCATTTTTATTGTTAGTAGATAATGTGTCTAGAAATTTATGGACCAGCGAAATACCTATAGGGATATTAACTTCATTTATTGGCGTGCCATTTTTTATATATTTAATCACAAGAAGGGAGGGTTAA
- a CDS encoding ABC transporter ATP-binding protein, translated as MLLEVKDLTYSYRNIKVLDKVSFAVEDSELLCILGPNGAGKSTMFKCILQLLKDYKGEILLDNKKLKEYKIRELARKVAYIPQSHNPVFSYSVTEMVLMGTTSQNSPLSKPSKSQINIVEESLEKIGISYLKDRSFVNLSGGERQLVLIARALAQNAKILIMDEPTSDLDYGNQIRVLNIVKELTREGYTIIQSTHNPDQAFLYADKVLALYNHKVLSFGTPKYIINSGLIKKLYNVDVELNSLYDDKIRICIPKSAII; from the coding sequence ATGCTATTAGAAGTTAAGGATCTTACTTATTCTTACAGAAATATTAAAGTACTGGATAAAGTATCTTTTGCTGTAGAGGATAGTGAATTACTGTGTATTTTGGGACCTAATGGAGCAGGAAAAAGTACAATGTTTAAGTGTATACTTCAATTATTAAAAGATTATAAGGGAGAAATACTATTAGATAATAAAAAGTTAAAGGAGTACAAAATACGAGAATTAGCAAGAAAAGTAGCTTACATACCACAATCTCATAACCCTGTTTTTAGTTACTCTGTTACAGAAATGGTACTTATGGGTACTACATCACAAAACTCACCTCTGTCTAAACCAAGTAAATCACAAATTAATATAGTTGAAGAATCTTTAGAAAAAATAGGGATTTCATATTTAAAAGATAGAAGCTTTGTAAATTTAAGTGGAGGAGAAAGGCAATTAGTATTAATCGCAAGGGCTTTGGCACAAAATGCAAAAATACTTATAATGGACGAGCCAACTTCAGACTTAGATTATGGCAATCAAATTAGAGTGTTAAACATAGTAAAGGAATTAACAAGAGAAGGATATACAATTATACAATCAACACACAATCCAGACCAAGCCTTTTTATATGCAGATAAGGTTTTAGCTTTATATAACCATAAAGTATTATCATTTGGAACACCTAAGTACATAATTAATTCAGGGCTTATTAAAAAACTATACAATGTCGATGTGGAATTAAACAGTTTATACGATGATAAAATCAGAATCTGTATACCAAAAAGTGCAATAATATAA
- a CDS encoding ABC transporter substrate-binding protein, with product MKRKLLSLLLVLALCITSLVGCSSSNNEKEKDSAKTIKFTDSVGREVEIPKNITKIAPSGNLAQIVLFSVAPDKLVGLSGEWSKDSKDYINEKYTKLPIFGQFYGKGDLNIEALAAANPQLIIDIGEKKDGMEEDLNSIQKQTGIPTIFIEATTSNMSDCYTTLGKILNVENEAKVLSDYCKTTYNTTVETMKKIGDKNKVSLAYCLGDTGTNVIAKGSFHAEIINLLANNVADLKEPSSKGNGNEVSLEQLYIWNPDVIVFAPQSVYSDVKNENEWKKLKAISNDKYYEVPSTPYNWMGFPPSVNRYMGMIWLSETLYPEEFNYDLKEKTKEFYKLFYHADLSDEQYKELNKNAIK from the coding sequence ATGAAAAGGAAATTATTATCACTATTGTTGGTACTAGCTTTATGTATAACATCTTTAGTTGGATGTTCCTCATCTAATAATGAGAAAGAGAAAGATAGTGCAAAAACAATAAAATTTACTGACTCAGTGGGAAGAGAAGTTGAAATTCCCAAAAATATTACAAAAATAGCTCCATCAGGAAACTTAGCACAAATTGTATTATTTTCAGTAGCACCAGATAAATTGGTTGGATTATCAGGAGAATGGTCAAAAGATTCAAAGGACTATATAAATGAAAAATATACTAAGCTTCCTATATTTGGACAATTTTATGGAAAAGGTGATTTAAATATAGAGGCTCTTGCAGCTGCTAACCCACAATTAATTATCGATATAGGTGAGAAAAAAGATGGTATGGAAGAAGATTTAAATTCTATACAAAAACAAACAGGAATACCTACTATTTTTATAGAGGCTACAACTTCTAATATGTCAGACTGCTATACTACGTTGGGCAAAATATTAAATGTTGAAAATGAAGCTAAAGTATTATCTGATTATTGTAAGACTACTTATAATACAACTGTAGAAACAATGAAAAAAATAGGCGATAAAAATAAAGTAAGCCTTGCTTATTGTTTAGGAGATACAGGAACTAATGTAATAGCAAAAGGTTCTTTTCATGCAGAAATAATAAATCTACTAGCTAATAATGTGGCAGATTTAAAGGAACCATCAAGCAAAGGTAACGGAAATGAAGTTTCATTAGAACAATTATATATTTGGAATCCAGATGTAATAGTATTTGCACCACAAAGTGTATATAGTGATGTAAAAAATGAAAATGAATGGAAAAAATTAAAAGCTATATCCAATGACAAATATTATGAAGTACCAAGTACACCATATAACTGGATGGGATTTCCTCCTTCTGTAAATAGATATATGGGAATGATTTGGCTTTCTGAAACTCTTTATCCTGAAGAATTTAATTATGATTTAAAAGAAAAAACAAAAGAATTTTATAAATTATTCTATCATGCTGATTTAAGCGATGAGCAATATAAAGAATTAAATAAAAATGCTATTAAATAA
- a CDS encoding class I SAM-dependent methyltransferase → MRMNWNDITIKSFVDASEYTGFHKELAQYIMPYIKSSGSFCDIGCGLGLIDIYLSKDLEDITCVDINKNAISYLEKSIYDNNIENIKCMVKDYKEIDTKFHTILISFFSYEDLEYFSKRCDRLIAIVNDRSTSHIPISIKVMKEINQHSSKKLKNLLDENKINYKYMPLSMEFGQTFINEEEMVKYAKSYDNGQEYDAIYNHIVKNVVKGDNVSYYLPYKKNISIFVIDFNK, encoded by the coding sequence ATGAGAATGAACTGGAATGATATTACAATAAAGTCCTTTGTGGATGCAAGTGAATATACGGGCTTTCATAAAGAATTAGCTCAGTATATAATGCCTTATATAAAAAGTAGTGGAAGCTTTTGTGATATAGGTTGTGGTCTTGGACTTATTGATATATATCTAAGTAAAGATTTAGAAGATATAACTTGTGTTGATATAAATAAAAATGCAATTAGTTATTTAGAAAAGTCCATATATGATAATAATATAGAAAATATAAAATGTATGGTTAAAGACTATAAAGAAATTGATACAAAATTTCATACTATTTTAATTTCATTTTTTTCTTATGAAGACTTAGAGTACTTTTCTAAAAGATGTGATAGATTAATTGCAATTGTCAACGATAGGTCAACATCTCATATTCCTATATCTATAAAAGTAATGAAAGAAATAAATCAGCATAGCTCAAAAAAATTGAAAAATCTATTAGATGAAAATAAAATAAACTATAAATATATGCCATTAAGTATGGAATTTGGTCAAACATTTATTAATGAGGAAGAAATGGTCAAATATGCAAAGTCCTATGATAATGGGCAAGAGTATGATGCAATTTACAATCATATAGTAAAGAATGTGGTAAAGGGTGATAATGTATCTTATTATCTTCCTTATAAAAAAAATATTTCTATTTTCGTAATAGATTTTAATAAATAA
- a CDS encoding DUF1540 domain-containing protein: MTLNCYADNCIYNNSGICYAGNIDILGSGAATSTGTKCGTFNPNKSDLMNCTSNSLTTSTDIKCKAKKCKYNSMETCTASSVQINYNNTNCDTFISY, translated from the coding sequence ATGACATTAAATTGCTATGCTGACAATTGTATTTATAATAATTCAGGAATATGCTATGCTGGAAATATTGACATTTTAGGTTCTGGAGCAGCTACTTCAACAGGAACTAAGTGTGGAACTTTCAACCCAAATAAAAGTGACCTTATGAACTGCACAAGTAATTCACTTACAACATCTACAGATATAAAATGTAAAGCTAAAAAGTGTAAATATAACAGTATGGAAACTTGTACAGCTTCTAGTGTGCAGATTAACTATAACAATACAAATTGTGATACTTTCATTTCTTATTAA